A window from Rhizobium sp. N324 encodes these proteins:
- a CDS encoding efflux RND transporter permease subunit: protein MNFSAWSIRNPVPAILLFVMLTVGGLLAFKQLPIQNFPDMDLPTINVTATLEGAAPTQLETEVARKIEDGLAALSYLDHITTTITDGTVSIKVSFKLEKDSETALNEVRNAVDSVKGDLPAQMETPNVSKVTVQSSALVTYAVRSTALNETELSWFVDNDLTKALLSVPGVGQVNRIGGIDREVHVDLDPATMASLGVTAATVSSQLKAVQTDTSGGLGEIGGTRQTLRTLGALPSVEALKGLKIPLANGQQIRLDDVASVTDSFAERSSMAYLDGKPVIAVEIKRSNGFSDSGVAAAVDKAIKQFAAKHSNVKIDEAYSTIGPIIGNYDGSMHMLYEGAILAIIVVWLFLRDWRATILSAVALPLSVIPTFLVMYFAGFSLNIVTLLALSLVVGILVDDAIVEIENIARHLQMGKRPLDAALEAANEIGLAVIATTFTLVSVFLPTAFMSGIPGLIFRQFGITAAVAVLASLVVARLLTPMMAAYFMKAHPTEEKDGRIMRAYISIVKAAMNRRKTTVAVTAVVVALSLSTIPLLKSGFLPASDDARTQVTLTMQPGATIEQTDATARKAADIIGKLPDVTHVFSAVGSTSSGGGPDASTTSDVGSATIVAVLPPIDERDRKQSEIENDIRQALSVLPGVRVEVGGGGNGTKLEITLASDDANVLDSASTALEEQLRSLQGIGAVTSTAARQAPEIQIAPDFARSAALGVTSSAVAEAVRVATNGEYSSDLPKLNLPQRQIPIVVRFSPETRTNLDDIKNMRVAGTRGNVDLGSIADVRIGGSPSEIDRIDRMRNVTLSVELNGRILGDVNREAQALPALQHLPSGVTLVNQGELQRSSELFQSFALAMAIGVFCIYAVLVVLFHDFLQPLTLLMALPLSLGGALLPLVLTGTSFSMPAVIGLLMLMGVVTKNSILLIEYAIMSRQRGMSRFDALVDACHKRARPIVMTTIAMASGMLPAALSLMGGDSSFRQPMAIVVIGGVVMSTLLSLIVIPVIFTFVDDFEQIVIRVLRRIGLAEDPAGGKPHASNDHAAIAFQPEQSRRGHGQR, encoded by the coding sequence ATGAACTTCTCAGCCTGGTCGATCCGCAATCCCGTACCGGCGATATTGCTGTTTGTGATGCTGACCGTTGGTGGGCTGTTGGCCTTCAAGCAGCTGCCGATCCAGAACTTCCCCGATATGGACCTTCCGACGATCAACGTCACCGCCACGCTCGAAGGCGCCGCACCGACGCAGCTCGAAACCGAGGTTGCCCGCAAGATCGAGGATGGCCTTGCCGCGCTCAGCTATCTCGATCACATCACGACGACGATCACCGACGGCACCGTCTCGATCAAGGTGTCCTTCAAGCTGGAAAAAGACAGCGAAACGGCCTTGAACGAAGTCCGCAATGCCGTCGACAGCGTCAAGGGCGACTTGCCGGCGCAAATGGAAACACCAAACGTCAGCAAGGTCACGGTACAGAGCTCGGCTTTGGTCACCTATGCCGTCCGCTCGACCGCTCTCAACGAGACCGAACTTTCCTGGTTCGTCGACAATGATCTGACCAAGGCGCTGCTGTCGGTGCCCGGCGTCGGGCAGGTCAACCGCATCGGCGGGATCGACCGCGAGGTTCATGTGGATCTCGATCCGGCGACAATGGCATCGCTGGGTGTCACGGCAGCCACCGTATCGTCGCAGCTGAAGGCGGTGCAGACGGATACGTCGGGCGGCCTCGGCGAAATCGGCGGCACCCGCCAGACCCTGCGCACGCTCGGCGCCCTGCCCTCGGTCGAGGCACTGAAAGGGCTGAAAATCCCGCTGGCAAACGGCCAGCAGATTCGCCTCGATGACGTCGCATCCGTCACCGACAGCTTCGCCGAACGCTCCTCGATGGCCTATCTCGACGGCAAGCCGGTGATCGCGGTCGAGATCAAGCGCTCGAACGGATTTTCCGACAGCGGTGTTGCCGCCGCCGTCGACAAGGCGATCAAACAGTTCGCCGCCAAACATTCCAATGTTAAGATCGACGAGGCTTACAGCACGATCGGCCCGATCATCGGCAATTACGATGGCTCGATGCACATGCTCTACGAAGGAGCGATCCTGGCGATCATCGTCGTCTGGCTTTTCCTGCGGGACTGGCGGGCGACGATCCTGTCGGCCGTGGCGCTGCCCCTGTCTGTCATACCGACCTTCCTTGTCATGTATTTCGCCGGCTTCAGCCTGAATATCGTCACGCTGCTTGCGCTGTCGCTGGTGGTCGGCATCCTCGTCGACGATGCCATCGTCGAGATCGAAAACATTGCCCGCCACCTGCAGATGGGCAAGCGGCCGCTCGACGCTGCTCTCGAAGCGGCCAACGAGATCGGGCTTGCCGTCATCGCGACCACTTTCACGCTGGTCTCGGTCTTCCTGCCGACGGCCTTCATGAGCGGCATACCAGGCCTCATATTCCGCCAGTTCGGCATCACCGCCGCCGTCGCCGTGCTCGCCTCGCTCGTGGTCGCGCGCCTGCTGACGCCGATGATGGCCGCCTATTTCATGAAGGCCCATCCGACCGAGGAGAAGGATGGCCGGATCATGCGCGCCTATATATCAATCGTGAAGGCCGCCATGAACCGCAGGAAGACGACCGTGGCCGTCACCGCCGTCGTCGTGGCACTCTCGCTTTCGACAATCCCCCTGTTGAAATCGGGCTTCCTGCCCGCTTCCGACGATGCGCGGACCCAGGTCACGCTCACCATGCAGCCGGGCGCCACCATCGAGCAGACGGATGCCACAGCCAGGAAGGCCGCGGATATTATCGGCAAGCTTCCCGACGTCACGCATGTCTTCTCAGCCGTCGGTTCGACCTCCTCGGGCGGCGGCCCCGACGCCAGCACCACGAGCGATGTCGGATCGGCGACGATCGTGGCCGTGCTGCCGCCCATCGACGAGCGCGACCGCAAGCAATCGGAAATCGAAAACGACATCCGACAGGCGCTCTCCGTCCTGCCCGGCGTGCGTGTGGAGGTCGGCGGCGGCGGCAATGGCACGAAGCTCGAGATTACGCTGGCAAGCGACGATGCGAACGTCCTCGACAGCGCCAGCACGGCGCTCGAGGAACAGCTGCGCTCGCTGCAGGGCATCGGCGCGGTGACGTCGACTGCGGCCAGGCAGGCGCCCGAGATCCAGATCGCACCCGACTTTGCGCGCAGCGCCGCGCTCGGGGTCACGTCGAGCGCCGTCGCCGAGGCGGTGCGCGTGGCAACGAATGGGGAATATTCCTCCGATCTGCCGAAGCTCAACCTGCCTCAGCGGCAGATTCCGATCGTCGTCCGCTTCTCGCCCGAGACCCGCACCAATCTGGACGACATCAAGAACATGCGGGTGGCGGGAACGCGCGGCAATGTCGATCTCGGATCGATTGCCGATGTGAGGATCGGCGGCAGCCCGTCGGAGATCGACCGCATCGATCGGATGCGCAACGTCACCCTGTCCGTCGAACTCAATGGTCGCATCCTCGGCGACGTCAACCGCGAGGCGCAGGCGCTGCCGGCGCTCCAGCATCTGCCGTCGGGTGTCACCCTGGTCAACCAGGGCGAACTTCAGCGCAGTTCGGAGCTGTTCCAGAGTTTTGCTCTTGCTATGGCAATCGGCGTCTTCTGCATCTATGCGGTTCTCGTCGTACTCTTCCACGATTTCCTGCAGCCACTCACGCTTCTGATGGCTCTGCCGCTCTCGCTCGGTGGCGCGTTGCTGCCGCTGGTGCTGACCGGGACGAGCTTCTCCATGCCTGCGGTCATCGGCCTGCTGATGCTGATGGGTGTGGTGACCAAGAACTCCATCCTGCTCATCGAATATGCGATCATGTCGCGCCAGCGTGGCATGTCGAGATTCGACGCCTTGGTGGATGCCTGCCACAAGCGGGCGCGGCCGATCGTGATGACCACCATCGCCATGGCCTCAGGCATGC
- a CDS encoding efflux RND transporter periplasmic adaptor subunit, producing MPLTTRSALLRKSSRILAAVLVVAAFGSPARFAVAEQATATALTVSLTTPAQRDWPETVPASGWLKPWQEAVIASETSGLRITDVLVDVGSVVTKGQTLVRLSQESVLADLRKQEAAVENAKASLTKAKANADRARQLRPSGALSDEKIVEYLADEQTATASLASEEAALDSEKIKLARATITAVDDGLITSRSANLGAVVSTGTELFRMVRQQRVEWQAEISARYLLRISEGLSVRINGPDGQVIDGKVRLVGPSVSTDTSRAIVYVALPADARPRTGLYVTGNIELQTSPALTVPETAIVFRDGISYLFTSGEDQRVQRVRVETGRRNNGEVEIVSGIDRASRVVTSGGAFLSDNDLVKIAEKN from the coding sequence GTGCCTTTGACCACAAGGAGTGCTTTGTTGAGAAAATCATCCAGAATACTTGCCGCAGTTCTCGTTGTGGCAGCGTTTGGCTCTCCCGCCCGTTTTGCCGTGGCGGAACAGGCCACTGCGACGGCTCTCACCGTCTCTCTGACGACGCCTGCGCAACGCGACTGGCCGGAAACCGTGCCCGCGAGCGGCTGGCTGAAGCCTTGGCAGGAAGCGGTCATCGCCTCTGAAACAAGTGGCCTGCGCATCACCGATGTCCTGGTCGATGTCGGCTCCGTGGTCACGAAGGGACAGACGCTCGTCCGGCTTTCCCAGGAAAGCGTGCTCGCCGATCTTCGCAAGCAGGAGGCGGCCGTCGAGAATGCCAAGGCAAGTCTGACGAAGGCCAAGGCCAATGCCGACCGGGCACGGCAGCTGCGTCCTTCCGGCGCGCTCTCCGATGAGAAGATCGTCGAATACCTGGCCGACGAGCAGACGGCGACCGCAAGCCTTGCATCCGAAGAGGCCGCACTCGACAGCGAAAAGATCAAGCTTGCGCGGGCCACGATCACGGCCGTCGACGACGGTCTCATCACGTCGCGTTCCGCCAACCTCGGCGCTGTCGTTTCCACCGGCACCGAGCTGTTCCGCATGGTCCGCCAGCAGCGTGTCGAATGGCAGGCCGAGATTTCCGCGCGCTATCTCCTGCGTATTTCTGAAGGCTTGAGCGTGAGGATCAACGGGCCGGACGGCCAGGTCATCGACGGCAAGGTGAGGCTTGTCGGGCCTTCGGTCAGTACCGATACCAGCCGGGCAATCGTCTATGTCGCGCTTCCCGCGGACGCGCGTCCGCGCACCGGCCTTTACGTCACCGGCAACATCGAACTGCAGACCTCTCCGGCGCTGACCGTTCCCGAGACTGCGATCGTGTTCCGCGACGGCATCAGCTACCTCTTCACTTCAGGCGAGGATCAGCGGGTGCAAAGGGTCAGGGTAGAAACGGGCCGCCGCAACAATGGCGAGGTGGAAATCGTCTCCGGCATCGACCGCGCGTCGAGGGTCGTAACCTCGGGCGGCGCCTTCCTGTCGGACAATGACCTCGTGAAGATTGCGGAGAAAAACTGA
- a CDS encoding response regulator, with the protein MNKVLLIDDDAELTTLLQEYLVEEGYDVVTGTDGRAAIAAAAGNTVDIIVLDIMMPRMNGIEVLQRIRKLSQVPVLMLTARGDDVDRISGLNLGADDYVPKPCSPGELAARLRAILRRAGQPAGGAATDTIRAGQLVIHSGSRSAEWRGESLELTGTEFSLIEVLARSAGQLVSKQEISKKAFGKPLTPFDRRIDVHISSVRQKLGLREDGQSWIQSVRGQGYQLLVD; encoded by the coding sequence ATGAACAAGGTTCTCCTCATCGACGACGATGCCGAGCTGACGACGCTTCTGCAGGAATATCTGGTCGAGGAAGGATATGACGTCGTAACCGGCACGGACGGCCGCGCCGCCATTGCCGCGGCCGCCGGCAATACGGTCGATATCATCGTGCTCGACATCATGATGCCGCGGATGAACGGCATCGAGGTGCTGCAGCGGATCAGGAAGCTGAGCCAGGTCCCCGTGCTGATGCTGACCGCAAGAGGCGACGACGTCGACAGGATATCGGGCCTCAATCTCGGCGCTGACGATTACGTGCCGAAACCCTGTTCGCCGGGTGAACTGGCGGCAAGGCTGCGCGCCATCCTGCGCCGTGCGGGTCAGCCGGCAGGCGGTGCAGCGACCGACACGATCAGGGCAGGGCAGCTGGTGATCCATTCCGGCAGCAGAAGCGCCGAATGGCGCGGCGAGAGTTTGGAGCTGACCGGCACCGAGTTCAGCCTGATCGAGGTTCTCGCCCGCAGCGCCGGCCAACTGGTGTCGAAGCAGGAGATTTCGAAGAAGGCCTTCGGCAAGCCGCTCACGCCGTTCGACCGTCGCATCGACGTCCATATCAGCAGCGTTCGCCAGAAGCTCGGGCTGCGGGAGGACGGGCAATCCTGGATCCAGTCCGTCCGCGGCCAGGGCTACCAACTTCTCGTGGACTGA
- a CDS encoding HAMP domain-containing sensor histidine kinase — protein MPRLFWKFFSIIWLTMAVTVGAIILLVNIIEGAPFAREREEGRRTIVLDLTADMLARDGAAVASHFVGINAETLPPGLTISKTENADACAGSKSADARLVPAEGVCYRISLPVQPTFTMENIGPFIPWFTILVASTISAWALARYLIRPVVHLRDGLSALAHGRFDFRIGDKMAGRKDEVTALAYDFDASAARLQELQDAQQRLFHDVSHELRSPLSRLQAAVGVLRQSPAKLGSMLDRMDREVERLDTLVGEVLTLARLTAGSSLPLKTQTVDVIELLNEILGDAAFEAQAREISITTSVDGIFRAEVEGELIYRALENVVRNAVKHTAEHSHISVSCEAAAERLTIRVTDEGPGVGRDELERIFQPFSRGKDAVPRGGYGLGLAITRQAIERHGGRVHASLPAAGGLAITLELPRRPTPYGAGGDESRSR, from the coding sequence ATGCCCCGGCTTTTCTGGAAGTTTTTCAGCATCATATGGCTAACGATGGCGGTGACTGTCGGGGCGATCATCCTGCTCGTGAATATAATCGAGGGAGCTCCTTTCGCGCGAGAGCGGGAGGAAGGACGACGAACGATCGTCCTGGATCTGACGGCGGACATGCTGGCGAGAGACGGTGCCGCCGTCGCCTCGCATTTCGTGGGCATAAACGCAGAGACGCTGCCGCCGGGTCTGACGATTTCCAAAACGGAAAATGCCGATGCATGCGCGGGCTCGAAGAGTGCCGATGCGAGACTCGTCCCGGCAGAGGGCGTCTGCTATCGGATTTCCTTGCCGGTCCAGCCCACCTTCACGATGGAGAATATTGGTCCGTTCATCCCGTGGTTCACGATCTTGGTTGCGAGCACGATATCGGCCTGGGCGCTCGCCCGATATCTCATTCGTCCCGTCGTGCATCTGCGCGACGGCTTGAGTGCGCTTGCTCATGGCCGCTTCGACTTTCGCATCGGCGACAAGATGGCCGGGCGAAAGGATGAAGTCACCGCACTTGCCTATGATTTCGATGCGAGCGCTGCCCGGCTTCAGGAGCTTCAGGATGCGCAGCAGAGGCTGTTCCATGACGTTTCCCATGAGCTGCGCTCGCCTTTGTCCCGCCTGCAGGCAGCCGTCGGCGTCCTCAGGCAGAGTCCCGCCAAACTCGGCTCCATGCTGGACCGCATGGATCGCGAGGTCGAACGGCTCGATACGCTGGTAGGCGAGGTCTTGACACTTGCCAGGCTGACAGCGGGATCCAGCCTGCCGCTGAAGACGCAGACCGTGGATGTTATCGAGCTCCTCAACGAAATCCTCGGCGATGCAGCATTCGAAGCCCAGGCGCGGGAGATATCGATCACGACGAGCGTCGACGGCATCTTCCGTGCCGAGGTCGAAGGCGAACTGATCTACCGGGCGCTCGAAAACGTCGTCCGCAACGCCGTCAAACATACGGCGGAGCATTCGCACATATCGGTGTCCTGCGAAGCCGCGGCCGAGCGTCTGACGATCCGCGTCACGGATGAGGGTCCGGGTGTCGGGCGGGACGAACTCGAACGCATCTTCCAGCCGTTTTCCCGCGGAAAGGATGCCGTGCCGAGAGGCGGATACGGCCTGGGCCTCGCCATCACCCGGCAGGCAATCGAGCGCCACGGCGGGCGCGTGCACGCGTCATTGCCGGCGGCCGGCGGCCTGGCCATCACGCTGGAACTTCCGAGAAGACCGACGCCCTATGGCGCGGGCGGCGATGAAAGCCGATCTCGATGA